The following coding sequences are from one Pseudobacteroides sp. window:
- a CDS encoding RNA polymerase sigma factor, whose product MKNNFIKLYDKCFDDIYRYVYFKTGSKWEAEDLVSETFRKAYENFHLLKGEPKPWLMSIARNTVIDFYRRKKDIMPGSDELDNYAYNYPFDEVFERKEELSYLKESLNSLSKDELEIVNLRYFSDLKYKQIGEMLGKTESAIKMKVTRINQKLIEVIKRRYREE is encoded by the coding sequence ATGAAAAATAATTTTATTAAGCTTTATGATAAGTGTTTTGATGATATTTATCGGTATGTTTATTTTAAGACAGGCTCAAAATGGGAAGCTGAAGACTTGGTAAGCGAAACATTCAGAAAAGCTTATGAGAATTTCCACTTACTGAAGGGCGAGCCAAAACCATGGCTAATGTCAATCGCACGGAATACAGTTATAGATTTTTACAGGCGAAAAAAGGATATTATGCCTGGAAGCGATGAGCTGGATAATTACGCCTACAACTATCCATTTGACGAAGTCTTTGAAAGGAAGGAGGAACTCAGCTATTTGAAAGAGTCTCTGAATAGTTTAAGCAAGGATGAGCTTGAAATAGTTAATCTCAGGTACTTTTCCGATCTTAAATATAAGCAGATTGGAGAAATGTTGGGTAAAACCGAAAGTGCAATAAAGATGAAAGTAACTCGGATAAATCAAAAGCTTATTGAAGTGATTAAAAGAAGGTACAGGGAGGAATAA